Proteins found in one Pelorhabdus rhamnosifermentans genomic segment:
- a CDS encoding substrate-binding domain-containing protein, translated as MKQIRIFHAGSLTWPLQQIARPFEVDNPGMEVILAGSGARLAARKVMEGQPCDLMASADYRIIEDLLKPEYAKFNLIFAKTKLVLSFTKQSRYGEEINEDNWYEILLRPSVTYGHTDPELDPAGYRARLCWKLAETYYNQPGLYQKLVGNLSPLNILTDSQIIHARMQTGELDYFFGYEATACRRGHYYINLPAAIDFSTVDYAANYAQAKLQLVGKQPGTLMNITGHAIQYSITLVEQAPQRGEAIQFLEYVLTHGRRFIQESGLVPLPLRLSNDADAVYLPSTIRQLL; from the coding sequence ATGAAACAAATTCGGATTTTTCATGCGGGAAGTCTGACCTGGCCTTTGCAGCAAATAGCCCGACCTTTTGAAGTGGACAACCCTGGAATGGAAGTGATTTTGGCAGGAAGTGGAGCACGTTTGGCTGCCCGTAAGGTGATGGAAGGACAACCTTGTGATTTGATGGCTTCTGCTGATTATCGCATCATTGAGGATTTGCTAAAACCGGAATATGCAAAATTTAATTTGATATTTGCTAAAACCAAGCTTGTCCTATCTTTTACAAAGCAAAGCCGTTATGGGGAAGAAATCAATGAAGACAATTGGTATGAAATTCTGCTGAGACCCAGCGTGACTTATGGGCATACGGACCCTGAACTTGATCCTGCCGGCTATCGGGCTCGCTTATGCTGGAAATTGGCTGAAACCTATTATAACCAGCCCGGATTGTACCAAAAACTGGTTGGAAATTTGTCGCCTCTCAATATTCTCACTGACAGTCAGATCATTCATGCTCGTATGCAGACAGGCGAACTGGATTATTTCTTTGGTTATGAAGCTACAGCCTGTCGACGAGGCCATTACTACATAAATCTTCCGGCTGCTATTGATTTTTCTACAGTAGATTATGCAGCCAATTATGCTCAGGCCAAATTACAACTTGTCGGAAAACAGCCGGGAACCTTGATGAACATTACCGGGCATGCCATCCAATATAGCATTACGCTGGTAGAACAAGCGCCTCAGCGGGGAGAAGCCATTCAATTTTTGGAATATGTATTAACTCATGGACGTAGATTCATCCAAGAATCCGGACTGGTTCCTTTACCACTG
- a CDS encoding HepT-like ribonuclease domain-containing protein, whose amino-acid sequence MSRKKNREYRDYIEDIYNDLCLVLEFTEGMSSAEFINDSKTQYAVCKALENMGEASKRIPEFIRKKFPQIPFRKMAGLRDVVTHDYDGISYDMIWALLVRDLPSLKEKLSQVLVDDL is encoded by the coding sequence ATGAGTCGAAAAAAAAATCGGGAGTATCGTGATTATATAGAAGATATTTATAATGATTTATGTCTCGTATTAGAATTTACAGAAGGAATGTCTAGTGCTGAATTTATCAATGATTCAAAAACACAGTATGCTGTGTGCAAGGCATTAGAAAATATGGGTGAGGCTAGTAAGCGAATTCCTGAATTTATTCGTAAAAAGTTTCCACAGATTCCTTTTCGGAAAATGGCTGGTTTGCGCGATGTTGTAACACATGATTATGATGGAATTAGTTATGATATGATTTGGGCATTACTTGTGAGAGATTTACCATCGCTAAAGGAAAAACTTTCACAGGTATTAGTGGATGATTTGTAA
- a CDS encoding nucleotidyltransferase family protein, with translation MSKVVDLNANRIKEILAQEKVALVGKYHISELGIFGSFVRGEQHTRSDVDILVDFNKTISAFQFIDLKCELSDKLGVKVDLVSKKALKPRIGKHILAEVEYI, from the coding sequence ATGTCTAAGGTTGTTGATTTGAATGCTAATCGGATCAAAGAAATTTTAGCACAAGAAAAAGTTGCTTTAGTTGGCAAGTATCACATATCGGAATTGGGGATTTTTGGATCGTTTGTTCGTGGAGAGCAACATACACGTTCTGATGTTGATATACTTGTTGATTTCAACAAAACAATTAGTGCTTTTCAATTTATTGATTTAAAATGTGAACTAAGTGATAAGTTGGGAGTTAAGGTAGATTTAGTTTCTAAAAAAGCTTTAAAACCGCGAATCGGGAAACATATTCTTGCAGAGGTCGAATATATATGA
- a CDS encoding AbrB/MazE/SpoVT family DNA-binding domain-containing protein → MLAKKLERDPMNRKIISVSKKRQITIPLKFFEQLGLENEVECFVKDNSLVIRPFRNTHDEFSVEILKELVDQGLSGHELIEQFAVNTKNIKTAIGKMTAEAERIAADEVPAATFDDIFGEKN, encoded by the coding sequence ATGCTCGCAAAAAAATTGGAGCGTGACCCTATGAATCGAAAAATTATTAGCGTTTCTAAAAAACGCCAAATTACGATTCCTCTTAAATTTTTTGAACAACTAGGCCTAGAAAATGAAGTCGAATGCTTTGTCAAAGATAATTCTTTAGTCATTCGCCCATTTCGCAACACTCATGATGAGTTTTCGGTAGAAATTTTAAAAGAACTTGTAGATCAGGGATTATCCGGCCATGAACTAATAGAGCAATTTGCAGTCAATACTAAAAATATCAAAACTGCCATTGGCAAAATGACAGCAGAAGCGGAACGTATTGCTGCCGATGAAGTACCTGCTGCTACCTTCGACGATATTTTTGGTGAGAAAAACTAA
- a CDS encoding type II toxin-antitoxin system RelE/ParE family toxin, translating to MYKILFSSAAERYFKKLKDKQLRLKFKDAFILIQSDPYIGQAKHGDLSGIYGYDVYYNKTNYEIAYSIFEADNKKVVVLLAGTRENFYQELKRYANKG from the coding sequence ATGTACAAAATATTATTTAGTTCCGCTGCTGAACGTTATTTTAAAAAACTGAAAGATAAACAATTACGCTTAAAATTCAAAGATGCCTTCATACTAATCCAATCAGATCCATATATTGGACAAGCTAAACACGGCGATCTCTCTGGCATTTATGGCTATGACGTGTATTACAATAAGACTAATTATGAAATAGCTTATTCTATTTTCGAGGCTGACAATAAAAAAGTAGTTGTCTTACTAGCCGGTACACGCGAAAACTTTTACCAAGAATTAAAACGTTATGCGAATAAAGGATAA
- a CDS encoding toxin-antitoxin system HicB family antitoxin — MKNFDYYMKLPYRIVIKPSVEGGYVAYIPELKGCITQADTLHELAEMIEDAKAGWIDLALQDGKKIPEPDDIEEYSGKFNVRIPKSLHKDLVLKAKDEKVSLNQMTTYLLAKGLNSKVKI; from the coding sequence ATGAAAAACTTTGATTATTATATGAAGTTGCCTTATAGGATTGTAATAAAGCCTTCTGTTGAAGGCGGCTATGTTGCTTATATACCTGAATTAAAAGGGTGCATAACACAAGCGGACACCTTACATGAGTTAGCTGAAATGATTGAAGATGCAAAAGCAGGTTGGATTGATTTAGCCTTGCAAGACGGTAAAAAAATTCCTGAACCTGATGATATTGAAGAATATAGCGGAAAATTCAATGTAAGGATTCCTAAATCATTGCACAAAGATTTAGTTTTGAAGGCAAAAGATGAAAAAGTTAGTTTAAATCAAATGACCACATATCTTTTAGCAAAGGGCTTAAACTCTAAAGTAAAAATATAA
- a CDS encoding toxin HicA, whose translation MSKLEKLLERIRNNPKTVRFEELDKLLLRAGFTRRQSNKGTSHFYYTKGDKTLSVPYKKPYILKVYVEQAIEFLSECFDNE comes from the coding sequence GTGAGTAAGCTAGAAAAATTATTGGAACGAATACGAAACAATCCTAAAACTGTTAGATTCGAAGAATTGGATAAACTACTACTTAGGGCAGGATTTACCAGAAGGCAATCAAATAAGGGAACGAGCCACTTTTATTATACTAAGGGCGATAAAACATTATCAGTTCCTTATAAAAAGCCATATATTTTAAAAGTATATGTTGAACAAGCAATCGAGTTTTTAAGTGAGTGTTTCGATAATGAATAA
- the pyrE gene encoding orotate phosphoribosyltransferase: MTEAEVKELFIKTGAILEGHFLLTSGRHSLMYVEKFQVLQHPKYTEKLCKALAERFKDAQIDVVVGPVTGGILLAHEVGKALGTRAIFTERDSDLMALRRGFFINPGERVLVVEDIVTTGGSVQEVINVVKEHGGIVAGVGLLVDRSGGKADFHAPTEALLHLDVPSFPESECPACKAGQAITKRGSRKI; encoded by the coding sequence ATGACAGAAGCTGAAGTAAAAGAATTATTTATCAAAACAGGTGCCATTTTGGAAGGACATTTTCTGCTGACTTCCGGTCGTCATAGTTTGATGTATGTAGAAAAATTTCAGGTTCTTCAGCATCCCAAATATACAGAGAAGTTGTGCAAGGCTTTGGCTGAGCGATTTAAAGATGCGCAGATTGATGTTGTTGTGGGACCTGTAACAGGTGGAATTTTATTGGCTCATGAAGTGGGCAAGGCATTGGGAACGCGTGCCATCTTTACGGAACGTGACAGCGACCTGATGGCTCTTAGACGGGGATTTTTCATCAACCCTGGTGAACGCGTTCTTGTTGTAGAGGATATTGTCACCACAGGCGGATCGGTGCAAGAGGTCATCAATGTAGTAAAAGAGCATGGCGGTATTGTTGCGGGCGTGGGCTTACTTGTTGATCGCAGTGGCGGAAAAGCCGATTTCCATGCGCCGACAGAAGCGCTTTTGCATCTTGATGTGCCGTCTTTCCCTGAATCAGAATGTCCGGCTTGTAAGGCAGGACAAGCAATAACAAAAAGAGGCAGTCGTAAAATCTAG
- the pyrF gene encoding orotidine-5'-phosphate decarboxylase — protein sequence MQEDSRLIAALDVDTLAEVKAVTAELGELVQYYKVGMQLYYSQGNDVLTYLKQQHKNIFLDLKLHDIPNTVAKSAAVLARLGVTLLTLHALGGPSMLKATCQSVRETASELGIIPPKLLAVTILTSMNQQELARIGCDLSVEQEVLKLASMAQEAGVDGIVASPQEAGAIRKLCGPDFLIVTPGIRPAGAALNDQKRIATPAQAIAAGASHLVIGRPILAAADRRLAAQQIREEMRNGK from the coding sequence GTGCAGGAAGATTCGCGCTTAATTGCGGCGCTTGATGTGGATACACTTGCTGAAGTGAAAGCCGTGACGGCTGAACTAGGTGAACTTGTTCAATATTATAAAGTAGGTATGCAGCTGTATTACAGTCAGGGCAATGATGTATTGACTTATTTGAAACAGCAGCATAAAAATATTTTTTTAGATTTAAAATTGCATGACATTCCTAACACCGTGGCCAAGAGTGCCGCGGTGTTAGCACGCCTGGGTGTGACTCTCTTAACACTTCATGCGTTAGGCGGTCCGTCTATGCTCAAGGCAACGTGTCAGTCCGTACGAGAGACAGCGAGCGAACTTGGAATAATTCCACCGAAACTTTTGGCTGTAACGATTTTGACGAGCATGAATCAACAGGAGTTAGCCCGTATCGGCTGTGACTTATCTGTTGAACAAGAAGTGTTAAAATTAGCAAGCATGGCTCAAGAAGCAGGCGTGGACGGCATCGTGGCGTCGCCTCAGGAAGCGGGTGCGATTCGTAAACTATGCGGCCCTGATTTCTTGATTGTTACGCCAGGCATTCGTCCGGCGGGTGCGGCACTCAATGATCAGAAACGTATTGCTACACCCGCGCAGGCTATTGCCGCCGGTGCCAGCCATTTGGTTATTGGCAGGCCTATTTTAGCCGCGGCAGATAGACGGTTGGCTGCACAACAAATTCGGGAAGAAATGAGGAATGGAAAATGA
- a CDS encoding dihydroorotate dehydrogenase — MSSKLSTVFAGISMKSPVMSASGTFGFGLEYSDFVPLQALGAVVVKGTTLAPRAGNTGHRIAETPSGMLNSVGLENPGVDEVIKHILPQLVPYETPVIVNISASTVEEYGLLANKLSRAPIAALEINISCPNVKQGGMVFGVEEESAAAVVASVKQNTDKPIITKLSPNVTDIASMARAVEQAGTDAISLINTLQGMVIDIHSWRPVLGNVMGGLSGPAVKPVAVRMVYQVAQAVSVPIIGMGGITTADDAVEFFLAGASAVAVGTANFANPRAILDITQGLEDYLSMKGLDHVSQLVGQVKL; from the coding sequence ATGAGCAGTAAATTAAGCACAGTATTTGCGGGTATTTCCATGAAGTCGCCAGTCATGAGTGCATCAGGAACATTTGGCTTCGGTCTTGAATACAGCGATTTTGTGCCGCTTCAAGCGCTTGGCGCTGTTGTTGTTAAGGGAACGACGCTTGCACCACGGGCAGGCAATACGGGTCATCGCATTGCTGAAACACCTTCAGGTATGCTCAATTCCGTTGGACTTGAAAATCCGGGTGTAGATGAAGTGATAAAGCATATTTTGCCTCAGCTTGTTCCTTATGAGACGCCTGTGATTGTTAATATTTCGGCAAGTACTGTCGAAGAATACGGGTTACTCGCCAATAAACTTTCTCGTGCTCCTATTGCGGCTTTGGAAATTAATATTTCCTGTCCTAATGTAAAGCAAGGCGGTATGGTTTTTGGAGTGGAAGAGGAAAGTGCGGCAGCTGTTGTTGCCTCAGTCAAGCAAAATACAGATAAACCGATCATTACCAAACTTTCACCGAATGTTACCGATATTGCGAGTATGGCGCGAGCGGTAGAGCAAGCGGGAACAGATGCTATTTCCTTGATTAATACGCTGCAAGGCATGGTCATTGATATTCATTCCTGGCGTCCTGTGCTTGGCAATGTCATGGGAGGTTTGTCAGGTCCGGCTGTCAAACCCGTCGCTGTTCGTATGGTCTATCAAGTGGCTCAGGCTGTGTCTGTGCCGATTATTGGGATGGGCGGAATTACGACAGCCGATGATGCGGTAGAATTTTTTCTGGCTGGAGCCAGTGCGGTTGCAGTAGGTACAGCCAATTTTGCTAATCCGCGGGCTATTTTGGATATTACGCAGGGTCTGGAAGATTATTTATCAATGAAAGGCCTCGACCATGTGAGTCAGTTAGTTGGCCAAGTAAAGCTGTAA
- a CDS encoding dihydroorotate dehydrogenase electron transfer subunit, which produces MAKYQEGALILSHEMIAPALRKLVLYAPQMATTATAGQFIHLAVGDDSHLLRRPLSIADADSSRKTLTIIYKIAGKGTKQLATRQKGESIDCMGPLGQAFTLQGEHPLLVGGGIGIAPLLLLAKSLCPRPSEVLMGGRSAEDMIWPALFESICEKLHVTTDDGTAGVKGVNVELLPDLLSKGKFDMIYTCGPKPMMAAVAQLAKEFHIPCQVSLEEYMACGIGACLSCTCAKTNGGRAKICTEGPVFWSTEVFD; this is translated from the coding sequence TTGGCTAAATACCAGGAAGGCGCCTTGATTCTTTCCCATGAAATGATTGCGCCCGCTTTACGGAAGCTGGTGCTCTATGCGCCACAGATGGCTACGACAGCGACAGCGGGGCAGTTTATTCATCTTGCCGTAGGCGATGACAGTCATCTTTTGCGCCGTCCCCTGAGTATTGCCGATGCCGATAGTTCTCGCAAGACACTAACCATTATTTATAAGATTGCCGGGAAGGGAACGAAGCAGCTGGCGACGAGGCAAAAGGGAGAATCTATTGACTGTATGGGCCCTCTCGGCCAAGCCTTCACCCTTCAGGGAGAGCATCCCTTACTTGTTGGCGGCGGGATTGGTATTGCTCCCTTGCTTCTGCTTGCTAAATCGCTTTGCCCTAGGCCGAGTGAAGTCTTGATGGGCGGACGGAGCGCAGAAGATATGATTTGGCCAGCTTTATTTGAATCGATATGTGAAAAACTTCATGTGACAACAGATGATGGTACGGCAGGTGTCAAGGGTGTCAATGTTGAATTATTACCCGATTTGTTAAGTAAGGGAAAATTTGACATGATTTATACTTGCGGCCCGAAGCCTATGATGGCAGCTGTTGCCCAACTGGCCAAAGAGTTCCACATTCCCTGCCAAGTTTCATTGGAAGAATATATGGCTTGTGGCATCGGTGCCTGCTTATCTTGCACCTGTGCAAAAACAAATGGCGGCAGGGCCAAAATTTGTACTGAGGGTCCAGTATTTTGGAGTACGGAGGTTTTTGACTGA
- the carB gene encoding carbamoyl-phosphate synthase large subunit, which yields MPKYTDIAKVLVIGSGPIIIGQAAEFDYAGTQACRSLKEEGMEVVLINSNPATIMTDTHIADRVYIEPLTLDFVTAVIEKERPDGLLPTLGGQAGLNLAVELADAGVLEKYQVRLLGTPLESIKKAEDRELFKMTMQEIGQPVPESTIVESLEEAQAFVREIGFPLIVRPAYTMGGTGGGIVCNDEELVDTVTRGLKASMIHQVLLERSVAGWKEIEYEVLRDAANNCITVCNMENFDPVGIHTGDSIVVAPSQTLTDLEYQMLRTASLKIIRTLGIEGGCNVQYALDSKSSQYYVIEVNPRVSRSSALASKATGYPIAKVASKIAIGYHLDEIVNAVTQKTMACFEPALDYVVVKFPRWPFDKFVLANRNLGTQMKATGEVMSIDRTIEGALMKAVRSLEIGLHRLHLPELDALSTKEIKELISLADDERIFVIAEALRRGISIDAIHQITKIDTFFLAKINNIITMEQRLANEELTPSLLLQAKKRGIDDPTICEFTGLDAKTLRDYRKEQDVVPCYKVVDTCAAEFEAATPYYYSTYAMENEAVPTARRKVVVLGSGPIRIGQGVEFDYCSVHSVWALRDLDIESIIINNNPETVSTDFDTADRLYFEPLTVEDVLNILDKEQPEGVIVQFGGQTAINLAGPLAEAGIKIIGTSVDNIDKAEDRERFDELLEQLHIPRPRGKSVANDADALAAAEEIGYPVVVRPSYVLGGRAMEIVYSKNELEDYMQNAVKASPEHLVLVDRYMQGKEVEVDAISDGTDILIPGIMEHIERAGVHSGDSIAVYPAQTLSDKVIATIADYTKKLAIGLAVKGLINIQYVVVDEKVYVIEVNPRSSRTIPFLSKVTNVPMVNVATRIALGATLKSLGYPTGLLPKKPFVAVKAPVFSFAKMQQVDISLGPEMKSTGEVMGIDYFYERALYKAIAGAGMNIPHEGSVLFTINDKDKPEAFAIAKGLQEMGYQIIATEGTAKYLTERGLQVTKVPKITEQPPHILDLIKEGKINMVVNTTTRGKEEERDGYKIRMATVEYAVPCLTSLDTASAVLRVLKAMSTRRSTYVLALQDYAEGSDYFG from the coding sequence ATGCCGAAATATACGGATATTGCGAAAGTTCTTGTCATTGGTTCCGGCCCTATTATTATTGGTCAAGCCGCAGAATTTGACTATGCAGGTACGCAAGCCTGCCGTTCGCTGAAAGAAGAAGGCATGGAAGTTGTACTGATTAACAGCAATCCGGCAACAATTATGACGGATACGCATATTGCTGATCGTGTCTATATTGAACCTTTAACACTTGATTTTGTTACAGCAGTGATTGAGAAAGAACGGCCTGACGGGCTGTTGCCTACGCTTGGTGGTCAGGCGGGACTTAATCTTGCCGTGGAATTGGCTGATGCCGGTGTGCTGGAAAAATACCAGGTACGTCTGCTCGGCACCCCGCTGGAATCCATAAAAAAGGCGGAAGACAGGGAATTATTTAAAATGACGATGCAGGAAATTGGCCAGCCTGTACCTGAAAGTACTATTGTCGAGTCGCTGGAAGAAGCGCAGGCTTTTGTGCGCGAGATCGGTTTTCCTCTAATTGTAAGGCCTGCTTATACCATGGGAGGCACAGGCGGCGGCATTGTTTGTAATGATGAAGAACTTGTCGATACAGTGACGCGGGGCTTAAAGGCCAGCATGATTCATCAGGTTCTTCTGGAGCGCAGTGTGGCGGGCTGGAAGGAAATCGAATATGAAGTACTGCGTGATGCAGCTAATAATTGCATTACTGTTTGTAATATGGAAAATTTTGATCCTGTGGGCATTCATACAGGCGACAGTATTGTTGTGGCTCCCTCTCAGACTCTCACGGATTTGGAATATCAAATGCTTCGTACCGCTTCTCTCAAGATTATTCGCACCCTCGGTATTGAAGGCGGTTGTAATGTACAATATGCTCTCGACAGTAAAAGCAGTCAGTATTATGTGATTGAAGTCAATCCCCGTGTAAGCCGTTCCAGTGCTTTGGCTTCGAAAGCAACAGGATATCCCATAGCCAAGGTCGCCAGTAAAATCGCCATTGGCTATCATCTCGATGAAATCGTCAATGCTGTCACACAAAAGACGATGGCTTGTTTTGAACCGGCTTTGGACTATGTTGTCGTGAAATTCCCCCGCTGGCCTTTTGATAAATTTGTGTTAGCTAATCGTAACCTTGGGACACAAATGAAGGCTACAGGCGAGGTTATGTCGATTGACAGAACCATTGAAGGTGCTTTGATGAAGGCCGTTCGTTCACTGGAAATTGGATTGCACCGGCTGCACCTGCCTGAGCTTGATGCACTTTCGACAAAAGAGATTAAAGAACTGATTTCCCTTGCTGATGATGAGCGGATTTTTGTTATTGCTGAGGCCCTCAGACGAGGCATCTCCATCGACGCCATACATCAAATTACCAAGATTGACACTTTCTTTTTGGCTAAGATCAATAATATTATTACGATGGAACAGCGTTTGGCTAACGAAGAATTAACCCCTTCCTTGCTGCTTCAGGCTAAAAAGCGGGGGATTGATGATCCGACGATTTGCGAATTTACCGGTCTTGATGCCAAAACTTTGCGGGACTACCGCAAAGAACAGGATGTCGTTCCTTGCTATAAAGTCGTGGATACGTGTGCTGCCGAGTTTGAAGCTGCCACTCCCTACTATTATTCAACTTATGCCATGGAAAATGAGGCTGTACCCACAGCGCGGCGCAAGGTCGTTGTTTTAGGGTCCGGCCCGATTCGCATTGGTCAGGGAGTAGAATTTGATTACTGCTCTGTTCATTCTGTCTGGGCATTGCGTGATTTAGATATTGAATCCATTATTATTAATAATAATCCCGAAACAGTCAGTACGGATTTTGATACAGCAGACAGATTGTATTTTGAGCCTCTTACTGTGGAAGATGTGCTGAATATTTTAGATAAAGAACAGCCTGAAGGGGTCATTGTTCAATTCGGCGGACAAACAGCCATTAATTTAGCGGGCCCGCTAGCAGAGGCAGGAATTAAAATTATTGGCACGAGTGTCGATAATATTGACAAGGCTGAAGACCGTGAACGGTTTGACGAACTGCTAGAACAGCTTCATATTCCCAGACCGCGTGGTAAAAGTGTGGCAAATGACGCCGATGCCTTGGCTGCGGCTGAAGAAATCGGCTATCCTGTTGTTGTTCGTCCGTCTTATGTGCTTGGCGGGCGGGCCATGGAAATTGTTTATAGCAAAAATGAACTCGAAGATTATATGCAAAATGCCGTCAAGGCCTCACCTGAACACTTAGTACTTGTTGACCGCTATATGCAGGGCAAGGAAGTGGAAGTCGATGCCATTTCTGATGGCACAGATATCTTAATTCCGGGTATCATGGAACATATTGAGCGTGCCGGTGTTCATTCCGGTGATAGTATTGCTGTTTATCCGGCTCAGACCTTGTCTGATAAGGTGATTGCGACGATAGCCGATTATACGAAGAAACTGGCGATCGGCCTGGCTGTAAAAGGCTTGATTAATATTCAGTATGTTGTTGTCGATGAAAAAGTGTATGTCATTGAAGTCAATCCAAGATCAAGCCGGACCATTCCCTTCTTAAGCAAAGTGACGAATGTTCCCATGGTCAACGTGGCGACACGGATTGCCTTGGGTGCTACGCTGAAATCGCTGGGCTATCCTACCGGATTGTTGCCTAAGAAACCTTTTGTGGCTGTCAAAGCTCCGGTATTTTCCTTTGCTAAAATGCAGCAAGTCGATATTTCGCTCGGACCTGAGATGAAATCTACGGGGGAAGTCATGGGGATTGACTACTTCTATGAACGGGCCTTATATAAAGCCATTGCCGGTGCAGGCATGAACATTCCTCATGAAGGAAGCGTGCTCTTTACTATTAATGATAAAGATAAACCTGAAGCATTCGCCATTGCCAAGGGGCTGCAAGAAATGGGTTATCAGATTATCGCAACAGAAGGTACAGCCAAATATCTTACGGAGCGGGGCCTTCAGGTTACAAAAGTACCGAAAATTACGGAACAGCCACCTCATATTTTGGATCTCATTAAAGAGGGAAAAATTAATATGGTAGTCAATACCACGACGCGTGGAAAAGAAGAAGAACGGGATGGTTATAAAATTCGAATGGCTACAGTCGAATATGCGGTACCTTGCTTAACTTCTCTTGATACGGCATCAGCCGTACTGCGTGTATTGAAGGCGATGAGTACAAGACGTTCCACTTACGTTCTGGCATTACAAGATTATGCAGAAGGTAGTGATTATTTTGGCTAA
- the carA gene encoding glutamine-hydrolyzing carbamoyl-phosphate synthase small subunit: MIGKLILEDGTVFVGKTLGQAETVGEVVFNTGMVGYQEILTDPSYCGQIVTMTYPIIGNYGVADLFNQSRKSYVRGFIISELCEQPNSYLAEESLKQFLLSQNIPVIYGIDTRAVTRKIRAAGTMKGIIVSGNISDAKCKELLLTQLPCNEVAQVTTETVYTLPGEGPKVVVVDYGIKRNILRSLQKAGCSLTVVPANTSAEEILSYEPQGIFLSNGPGDPQSLPEAIAEVQKLVKVKPVFGICLGHQLLALALGADTYKLKFGHRGCNHPVKDLVSGRVYITSQNHGYAVDPDSLAGTDLVITHRAVNDKTVEGLKHKTLPVFSVQYHPEAAPGPDENTYLFGEFMQLLAGRN, translated from the coding sequence ATGATAGGAAAACTTATTTTAGAAGATGGTACGGTTTTTGTTGGTAAAACACTAGGTCAGGCCGAAACAGTTGGCGAAGTCGTGTTTAATACAGGTATGGTAGGTTATCAGGAAATACTCACAGATCCTTCCTATTGCGGACAGATTGTGACCATGACTTATCCTATCATTGGCAATTACGGAGTGGCTGATCTTTTCAATCAGTCCCGTAAATCTTATGTCAGGGGCTTTATTATTAGCGAACTTTGTGAGCAGCCCAATAGTTATTTAGCTGAAGAATCATTGAAGCAGTTTCTGCTCAGTCAGAATATCCCCGTCATTTATGGCATAGATACGCGGGCTGTGACAAGAAAGATCCGCGCGGCAGGTACCATGAAAGGAATCATTGTTTCAGGTAATATTTCTGATGCAAAGTGTAAGGAATTGCTGTTGACTCAGCTTCCTTGCAATGAAGTAGCCCAAGTCACGACAGAGACGGTTTATACTCTCCCAGGGGAAGGACCGAAAGTGGTTGTTGTTGACTATGGTATTAAACGCAATATTTTGCGTTCGCTGCAAAAAGCAGGTTGCAGTTTGACTGTTGTGCCTGCTAATACTTCGGCAGAAGAAATTCTTTCTTATGAGCCGCAAGGTATTTTTTTATCAAACGGACCGGGCGATCCCCAAAGTCTGCCTGAAGCGATTGCCGAGGTGCAGAAGCTTGTCAAAGTGAAGCCGGTTTTCGGCATTTGCTTAGGTCATCAACTGTTGGCTCTGGCTCTTGGCGCAGACACCTATAAGCTGAAGTTTGGTCATCGTGGCTGTAATCATCCTGTTAAAGATCTTGTAAGCGGCCGGGTTTATATTACGTCACAAAATCATGGTTATGCCGTTGATCCGGATTCACTCGCTGGAACAGATCTTGTGATTACGCACCGCGCTGTCAATGATAAGACAGTGGAAGGGTTAAAACATAAAACTTTGCCAGTCTTTTCCGTTCAATACCATCCTGAAGCTGCACCAGGCCCGGATGAGAATACCTATCTATTTGGTGAATTTATGCAGCTCTTAGCAGGGAGGAACTAA